In Prochlorococcus marinus str. MIT 1214, one DNA window encodes the following:
- the hisB gene encoding imidazoleglycerol-phosphate dehydratase HisB, whose protein sequence is MKKTREGEISRKTKETDVFVKIDLDGSGKCSANTGIGFLDHMIQQLSSHGLFDIEVRANGDTHIDDHHSNEDVGIAIGQALSKALGDRVGIKRFGHFLAPLDEALIQVVVDCSGRPHLSFNLDIPSQKVGTYDTELVKEFFGAVVSNGGLTLHIRQLAGNNTHHIIEATFKSFARALRMATEIDPRRSSQIPSSKGVLEQAGQ, encoded by the coding sequence ATGAAAAAAACTAGAGAGGGAGAGATTAGCCGGAAAACTAAGGAAACTGATGTTTTTGTAAAAATTGATCTTGATGGTTCTGGGAAATGCAGTGCAAATACCGGGATTGGTTTTCTAGACCATATGATCCAACAATTATCTAGTCATGGCTTATTTGATATTGAAGTAAGAGCTAATGGAGATACTCACATAGATGATCATCACAGCAATGAAGATGTTGGAATTGCTATTGGACAAGCTTTGTCAAAAGCATTGGGGGATCGAGTTGGAATAAAACGCTTTGGTCATTTTTTAGCTCCGCTTGATGAAGCTCTTATTCAGGTTGTGGTTGATTGTTCCGGTCGGCCCCATTTAAGTTTTAATTTAGATATTCCCTCTCAAAAAGTGGGTACTTATGATACCGAGTTGGTTAAAGAATTTTTTGGCGCTGTTGTCAGTAATGGTGGGTTAACTCTCCACATCAGACAACTGGCGGGAAATAATACTCATCACATAATTGAGGCTACTTTCAAATCTTTTGCAAGAGCTCTTCGGATGGCTACTGAAATTGACCCTAGAAGATCAAGTCAAATTCCAAGCAGTAAAGGAGTTCTTGAACAGGCTGGTCAATAA